The nucleotide sequence GCTTCGATGAGGACGGTTTTCTCTACATCGAAGGTCGCTTGTCCCGCTTCTCCAAGATCGGCGGCGAAATGGTGCCGCACGGCACCATCGAGCAACGTATCATCGACGTGTTCGATCTCGACCAGAGTGAGGGCTATGTGATCGCAGTGGTGGGGGTGCCCGACGCCAACAAAGGCGAAGCGCTGGTCTTGCTGACGACGATGGAACTGGCTTCCGACGAATTGCGCGATCGGCTGATGGCGGCCGGCTTGCCGGCGCTGTGGGTGCCCCGCACGGTCTCGCAAATCGATGCCATTCCCGTGCTCGGAACCGGCAAGTTGGACCTGAAGGGGTGCAAGGAGCTGGCGACCGCGGTCGCGGCGAACAAGTCGTAAAATCGGTTGCCGAGTGATTCGTGCCATCGGCATGATCGGCGCTGTGCCTCGTTCTTCACTTTCGACTGCCACCAGCCTGCTCAAGCGTAAGCTGGGATCCGCCCTGGTATTCACGGACCCAGACACCTGCTACGCCGCTTCATTCGACAGCGGTCGCATGTCATTTTTACCGCATGCCGTCATCAAACCGCGCCAGCGCGAAGACGTGGGCGTCGTGCTCGCGCTGGCCAATCGTTATGGGGTGCCGGTGACGCCGCGCGGACGGGGCACCACGTTGATGGGTTCGGCCACACCGCGCGAAGGTGGCTGGGTTTTGGACCTCTTGAAACTTAACCGTATCCGCATCGACGCAGAAGCGGGATTTGCCCACGTGCAGGCCGGGGCGGTCATAGCGAAAATTCAGGACGCGGCAGCCGCGCGTGGTTGGTTTTACCCGCCTGATCCTTCTTCCAAGGCCTATTGCACGATCGGGGGAAACGTTGCCTGCAACTCCGGTGGCATGCACGGGGGAAAATACGGCGTGACACGCGATTTCATCATCGCGCTGAAGGGCTTTCTGCCCACCGGTGAATACGTGGAGTGGGGCACGGCCACCCGCAAATTCGCGGCAGGTTTCAATCTGCGCGATCTTTGGATCGGCGGCGAAGGTATGCTTGGCGTGGTGACCGATGCGGTGTTGCGACTGATTCCGCAACCGGCAGCGCGCTGGACTTTACTGACTTCGTTCCCCGACGAAGTAAGCGCTTTCCGGGCCGCCCGGGCGTTGTTTAAGGCTCGGGTTCAGCCGGCTATCTGTGAGTTTCTAGACCGGCACAGTGTGCAATGCGCCGAGAGCGCCATGGGCACGACCATCTTCCCCGGGCAACCGGGCCGGCCTGTTGTGTTACTCGAACTGGCCGGCAGCGCCGCCGAGGTTAAGGAGACCAAAAAAACGGTGCTCGCTTGGGCGAAAGTGCACGCACTCGGCCATCGCACCGCTCGCACCCGTGACGAAGCCGAGTCACTGTGGGCGGTGCGGCGCAAGTGCTCGGGGGCCATGTTCCAGATGGGCGACGGCAAGCTCAATGAGGACGTCACGGTGCCGTTGGCGACCTATGAAAAGTTTGCCCGCTTTCTCGATCGCCTGCGCAAATCGTCGGGACTCGCCATTCCCACCTTCGGCCATCTCGGGGATGGCAATCTGCATGTGAACATCATGTATCACAAAGCGGATCCCGACGCCTGCCGCCGGGCAGAAACCGCCGTGAAGCAATTAATGGAAAAGGTCGTCGAGCTCGGCGGAGCCATCAGCGGGGAGCACGGCATCGGCTTGGCCAAGACCCCATTCCTGCGACTCCAACATTCGGCGGCGGAGATCGGTGCGATGCAAGCGATCAAGCGCGCCCTCGACCCTCAAGGAATCCTCAACCCCGGCAAAATGTTCGAGGTTTTCGAAACATGGAAATGCCCGAAGGTCGACGCCGCCTTTCCGTGGGACCACAAGTGAATCGCTCTTGGACCATGGCGGGCTTGAGGATGTTCGCTTTGTGGTTCGTGCCCCTCGGATTGGTGGCGGCCGATACCGAGGAGATTCACTACCCGTCTTTGCAGTGGATTGACTGGAAGGAGGAGATCACTGAGGTGGCCTCGCGATTTGATGTCGCCGTTCGGAAACGTGAGTTTGTTCAGACCCGGGCAACCCTCCAATTGGGGGATACCGTAACGGGCCTGGTGGCGTTCGAGGATGAGGGAGAGACCACTCAATGGCTGGTGGAACTCGTGGCCCAGACTGGTAGCACCTCCCCATCTACTCCCGTCATTGAGACGTCGCCTCCCATGAGGATCTATAGCATCACGGGCACCGCGCTGGAATTTTCGGACGAGAAGATTAACCTGGCCGTGCGGGTGATTGGTCCGATTGACGCGACGGACCTTACTGGTGTCGCGGAGAAGCGGGTCGAGCTAAGCGTCAACCGCGACCTACTCGCGGTGGGGCTTGATCGCGCGTGCGAAGGTTGGACGCTGATGCGGGAGCGCGTGACCGCTGACCCTCAGCTCGCGAAGTTTAAATATCGGTCGCGGACGTCGAAACCGTTCGACGCGCGAATCGTGGAAGCAGCGCAACCGTTGGTCACGGCTCTGGGGCTCACGCCCGAGCTGGAGCACGGGATGATTGGCGCTCAGCCGATGTTGATGGAGTTTTGGAAACTCGTGGCCCATATCCCGGAAGTGCGGGACTGTTTACCCGCGGTGGTGAGCCCGCCATCGCGTTGGTCGGTATGGCGCAACCGCGGCGGCGTCGAGCCGACGGTTAAAATGCACCCTCAGTTCGCCCAACCGATCAAACTCAAATGGGGCCCTGAAACAACGAAACAGGAGGCGGCTTTCGGGTTCACCGCGCTGCTGCAGCTAAATGGACAACCTGCGATGGCGTGCGCCTTGGTGGCGATGGCCTCACGGCCACCGATTCAGGCGACTGGCGGTATTGTTTGGCTTGCCGCCCAACGTCCAGATGGGACCGGCCCTAGGCTCACGTTTCAGGTTCTGGCGACGAGCTTTTCGGCCCCGTAGTCACGAATGCGTCTTAAAAACGCTCCGAACCGAGGAAGTGCTCGGTCACTCCGTCGCTGGATCAATTTTCCCGCGCATCGGGATTTCCATTGCCGGAGGCTGAGACGGCTCTTCAATCGGTCGTTTTAGCGCCCGCATGTATCTCAAAGCCCTCAAGCTCCACGGCTTCAAATCGTTCGCCGACCCCACCACACTTCGATTTGAACCGGGCGTCACCGCCATCGTCGGTCCCAACGGCTGCGGTAAGTCCAACATTGCCGACGGTATCCGCTGGGTGCTCGGTGAGCAAAGCGCCAAAGCGTTGCGCGGCGGCAAGATGCAGGACGTCATCTTTGAGGGCACGGATTCCCGGCGTCCGTCGCAATTATGCGAGGTATCGCTACTGTTGACCGAGTGCGAGAAGCAGCTGGGCAGCGAGTTTCACGAGATCGAGATCATGCGCCGCGTTCATCGCGATGGTGGCAGTGAGTATTTCTTCAACGGGCAATCCTGCCGCCTGAAGGATATCCAAAAACTGTTCATGGATACCGGCATCGGCCGAACCAGCTACTCGATCATGGCGCAGGGCCAGATCGACCAGATTCTCTCCTCCAAACCCGAGGAACGCCGGGCGGTATTCGAGGAGGCGGCCGGTATCACCAAATACAAGGCCCAGCGTCGCGAGGCGATGAACAAGCTCTCGTTGACGGAGCAAAATTTGGCCCGGGTTGCCGATGTGATCTCCGAAGTGGGGCGTCAAATCGGCAGTCTAAAACGACAAGCCTCCAAAGCACTGCGCTACAAACGTCTCAGTTTTCGCCTGCGGCACCTCAGTCTGGCCCATAGCGCGCACCAACATGGCAATCTCGCGGCGACCATTGCCGAATTGGAAACGCGCTTGTCCGGCTTGCGCCAGGCGGCCGAGGAGCGCCGCACCAAACTCGAAACCGAACAGGGCGAATTGGAGGAAAAGAAGGCCGAGCGCTCGCGCCTCAACCAACGCGCTCAAGATGCCCAGCAAGCGGTTTTCGATCTCAAATCACAGCGCGAACAGGCGGAAAACGGCGGCAATCTGGCCCGCATCAAACGCACGGGTTTGGAAGATCGTCTGGCTTCCTCGAAGGACAACCTCGGCGAGCTGAATATGCAGATGCGCGAGTTGTCCGATCAGGTGGATACCGGCGCACAGGACAAGCAAGAGCAGCTGTCGCTGCTCGGCACGAGCGATTCCGTTTTCCAAAACCGCAACCGGGAACTGGCCGTGGCGGAATCCGAACTGACGCAACTCGAGGAGGAGTTGAAGCAAACCAAGTTTTCCCTGCTCCAAATGGAGAGCACGATTGCGCGTCTGCGCACCGACACCACGGGATTTGAGGTGGACCAACGCACCTCCGTGCAGCGCCACGAACTGCTGGAGCAGCAGATGGAAAGTGCGCGCCAGGAACAGGCGGCCACCACGCAACGCGCGGCGGAAATCGATCTCCGTCTGGAGGAAGCCCGCGCCGGCAAAGCACGCCTCGATCAAGCTTCGGCGGAGGCCCAGCAAGAGATTGGCAATGCCACCCGCGAGTTTCGCGAAGGTCAGCGTGTCTTGCAGGATATCGACCGCGGTCTCGCGCAACGTTCGGCGCGGTTGAAACTCCTCCAGCAACTGCAGGAAAAGTGGGAAGGTTTCGGGGCCGGCGCCAAGGCCGTGCTGCAGGGCCGCCTCGACCAAGCGTTGGACGGACAGACAGCGACACCCGTGACCAAGAATCTGCAAGTCGACCCCGCCGCCGGCAAGGCAGTGGAGGCGCTGCTCGGCGCCGCGGTGGAAGCGATTCACGTCGTTGATCTTGCGACGGCTCGGCGCGTGCTGACCCAGCTGGAACAGGAACAAATCGGCAGCGCCGTGCTGCAGGTCGAAGGCATGGGCACGACTCCCGATGCCAACGGCGAACTCCCGTCCTTTTTGCAGCCCGCGACCCGGGCGTTGATTAATTTGGATGCGGCGCATCCCGCCACCGCGTTGTTGAGCGCGTGCTATTTGGCCGACGATCTCGATGCCTTTTTGGATTTCTGGACCACGAACCCGAATTTCAGTTTCGTGGCGGTCGCGACACGCAAGGGCGAACTGGTGGACCGCCGCGGATTGGTCTTTGGCGGTTTTAACAAGAAGCCGGAAAACAGCATTGTGCAGCGCGAGATCGACCTGCGCGAAACCGCCAAGGCCATCGCCGACGAACAGCAGAAACACGAAGCCCAAAAACAGGTTATCGAGCTGATCAACCAGCGTATCGCCACGGCGGAGCAAGCCCTCGAAGATAAACGTCGGGAAGTGCTGGAAGCGACCCAGCTCGTCGCGGAAACCCAGACCGAACAGCGCAACGTCCAACGTGCCTTGGAGGAGGGCAATCAGCGCATCGGCCGCATGGAACGCGAACTGGCGGGACTCGAAGCGGCGCGCAACGAAGCGCAGGAACGATTCGATAAAGCGCAAGCGGGGCTCGTCCAAGCGGAGGAGCAGGCCAAGTCGGCCCGAGCCCGGATTGACGAGATCGAAGTCCGCGTCGTCGAGGTCCGCACGGATCGCGACGTTAAGCGGGAAACCCTCGCTCAGGCCCGCCTGGAACTCGCGGAGCGTCGCCAAAAAGTCGAAGTGCTGGACCGGGGCATTGCCGACATGGAAAAACGCCGCGATCAAATCGCGCAGATCCTCGCCCAGCGACAACAGGAAATCGAAGTGTGGTCGGAGCAAATCGTCGCCCTGGAACACGAGGCGGAGTCCAGCCGGGCCCGGGCTTCCCAAATCGGCGAAACCCTGGTCGTCGCACAGGATCAGGTCGCAAAAATTCGCACCAAGCTCAGCGAGGTCGAAGGCGAAATCGAAGCCGTGGAAGCGGCGCAGCAAGGACTGCGTTCAGCTTCAGAACAAGCCCAGGGGGACTTGGGGCGATCCGAAGTGCGTCTCGCCGAAGCGAAGTCCCGCGCGCAGTTCATCGTCGAAGACGTCACCCGCGAATACGATACTGCGGTGGACCGGCTTGATTGGCAGCTGTTGCTGTGGCGTTCCGACGAAGAGCCGCCCGACATGCAGACGCTCGATCTCGAGGACGATGACGACGAGGGTGGGGAAACCGAAAGCGGCGAATCCACCGACGCCACACCGAAGCGCCGTCGCAAGAAAAAGGAGCCCAAAGGAGATCCCACTCAGGCCGATTTGGACGCCATGTTGGAGACCGACTGGCCGTCCATTAAAACCGAGGTCGATGCCTTGCGTCAGCGCCTCAACTCGATGGGGGCGGTCAACTTGGTGGCGATTGAGGAGTATGCTGAGCTCAAACAGCGCTTCGATTTCCTCAAAGGACAGAGTGGTGACCTGACCGACGCCAAGACCGAGTTGCTCTCGGCCATTGATGAAATCAACCGGACCTCGCAGGAGCAGTTCGCGATCACGTTTGAGCAGATCAAAAAGAATTTCAAATACACCTTCGACACGTTGTTCGGCGGCGGACGGGCCAATCTCGAATTGATCGCGGCCGAGGATATCCTTGAAAGCGGTATCGAGATTACCGCCCAACCTCCCGGCACCAAACTGAAGAGCATCACCCTGTTGTCCGGTGGCCAAAAAACGCTCACCGCGGTGGCGTTACTGTTTGCGCTCTACATGGTGAAACCATCACCGTTCTGTTTGCTCGACGAGCTCGACGCGCCGTTGGATGAATCGAATATCGGTCGCTTCACCGCGTTGCTGAAGAAATTCGTGGGCGAGTCCCAGTTCATCATCATCACCCACAACAAGCGCACGGTCTCGGCGGCCGAGGCAATCTATGGCGTGACGATGGAGGAGCGAGGGGTGTCGAAGACGGTTTCGATGCGCTTCAATCACGACCACGGTGAGCCGGAATCGCATCCGGAAAACATCGCCGAAGCGGTTCGCGGGGCGCAAAGCGTGCACCAAAACTAGACCCGAGGATTCATGAAAATACCCCGCCTCAGTTTCAGCTGGAAGCCGACCATCAGCGGTCGTGAAAACTGGCGACTGGGGTTGTGGATTCTGGTCGATGGGAAACACGGTCGGCGGTCAAAGCTTCGGATCATGGGGCGGGGCCTGGTGCTCTGGTTGGCGGCCCTGGCCCTGATGGCCTATCTCGGCTTGGTGACGGCGTGGTTTTTCGTGCTCAATCAGCGTCCCCATAATCTGGTGACGTGGGCGGATTGCGTGCTCGTGCCCGTGCGGTGGAGCGAGATCAGTCGCAAACGGGGTGATGCCTATATTGCGGAAGGCCTCGCGGCCATGGAGTCCCGCAACTGGAGTGAAGCCATTGTCAGGATACAGGCCGGATTGGCACGTTCGCCGGACAACCGTAATGGCCGGGAGCGGTTGGGGATGTTTTTCATCGCCGCAGGCCAACGGGACCGCGGCCTCAAACTCCTCGAAGCCGGAATCGAGCGGGGGTATCCGGGACGGGACGCCATGGAGCGGTTTTTACGCGCGGCCATGATCGGCGATAACTTCAACGTGGCGCTGGACGCATTGGATGCGGCCCTGACACAGTCCGGACCGGCGGTGGATCGTGATCGGGAGTGGATGATCGACCAACGCACTCGGGTGCTGATCGCCGACGAACGGTTCGACGACGTGGTGACGTGGACCGCGAACCAATCGCAGATGAGCGAAGTCCTGCACGAATCCCGTGTCATCGCACTGGTTGAACTCAGGCGGTTTGAGGAAGCACATGTGGCCCTTGATGCTTGGGAGAAGGGAAGTGGGGCACTCGGGGGCAGTGAACGCGTGCGTGTGCGGCTCGCCCGGGAAGAGGGCGACCTCACCGTCATGCGCGAGACGCTCGCGGCCATGCGGGCCAGCCAACCCATGAGTCCGCGACCGATGGTTTATTCCATCGTGCAGGAGCAGCTGATCGGTGAAGCGCAGGCCGCGCATGAACAGCTGCAGGGATATTTCATTCGGTTCGGCGCGACCCTGCCAAACTTGTTGATGGTGGCACGTCCGTTGGCGGAAATTGAGGCGTGGGATCTGTTTGACCAGACCATCAGCCGCGCTGAGGAAATGGGCTTCGACGATGCTTCCCTGCTCATGGTGCAGGTGGATGCGGCGATCACCCGGGGAGACCCACCGCAAGCGCTGGAGTTGTTGGACAAGTATGAGACTCAGACGGCCAATGCCGAACCACAGCGAGGCCGGGAAGTTTGGATCGCTCTTCAACGTGCCATGGCGAACCATTTACAAACCGGGGAAGAGGGATCCGCGGGCAGTATTCTGGAACGCATTCGAACCATGCCGATCGCGCTCAATTCGATGAAGGAAATGGCCGAGCGCCTCGAACGTGGAGGACGGTTGGAGACATCATTGAAGGTGTGGCAACTGGCCCGGGGGCGCTACCCCAACAGCACGGAGGTGGCGCGTGAGGCGGAACGAGTGCGGGAACGGGTGGGGGAGACCGAGGTCGAGCGCGTTCCGGAAATTCCGCTGCTGGCCGACGGCGACGATCTTGAGCTCGAACCGGAACCGTTTATGACGCGACCCGAGCCGGAGGATCGACCGGAATTGCTTTCGCCCAAACGGTTCTTCGAGCGATGTGACCAACTCATTGCGGAGAGTAACTGGGGAGTGCTGAGCACGCTGATCAGCGATTTACGTCGGGCTCGTCCGGTGTGGTATGCCAGTCGCCAGAACGATTTGTTGGTGCGGGAGATCGCGCTCAACACGGGTGAGAAAAACTGGCCGGCCTTGATTTCCAACATTCGCTTTCGTCTCGATGGTTCGCTGGAACGGGGACTGGAAGTTATGAACGTCGTGCGAAAACTGGATCGCGAAGGCGAACGCACGGTGGCGGAACAAGTCCTGCGGGAAGTGGAACGTCGTCACCAGAATTTCCCTCCGGCCCGTCGGCAGCGAGAGGATTGGGAGGCTGCCGCCGAGCGCGAAAAGAAGGCGGCGGTTGAAGCCGCCGAAGCGGGCAATTAAACCGATGTCACCGGGCCGATGGCAGGTGGTTACTTGATCATATCCGGCGGCACATTGGCCAAGGCCTCTTCGATGGTCGTCAGTCCTTGTTTCACCTTCAGAAGTGAGTCCTGGTGCAACGTCTTCATCCCGTCGCGCATGGCGATGCGTTTGAGCTCGGCGACCTCAACTTCCTTGTTGATAGCGGCGGTGAGTTCCTCGCTATTGACCATAAGTTCGTGGATACCGACGCGGCCCTTGTAACCCATGCCGCCGCACGTGGGGCAGCCCTGCGGGTTGGCTTTGAAAACCTGGCCACTCCAACCGAGCGCCTTTTCCATGAGCATCTTTTCGCGTCCCTCGGGCTCGTAGGCGATTTTGCAATTTTTGCACACCCGGCGCATGAGACGCTGGGCGCAGACGCACAACAATGACGCGGAAACGTTGAACGGTTCGACGCCCATTTCGCCGATACGACTCACCGTTGAAGGGGCGTCGTTGGTGTGGAGGGTGGAGACCAACAAGTGACCGGTGAGGGCCGCTTCCACGGCGATGCCGGCGGTTTCGGAGTCACGAATTTCACCGACCAAGATCACATCCGGATCCATTCGCAGGTAGCATCGCAACGCCCGGGCGAAGGTGAGCCCGATCTGCCGGTTCATCTGCATCTGATTGAGACCGGGCAGTGTGTATTCGATCGGATCTTCGGCGGTCTGAATGTTGACGTCGGGGTGATTGATCTCGGCCAGCGCCGAATAGAGGGTCATCGACTTACCCGAGCCGGTGGGACCGCAGTGCAGGATCATGCCGTAGGGCTGTTGAATACAGGCGCGATACTTCTCGAGATTTTCCTCCGAGAATCCGAGTGCCGGCAGGGGCAGGGTGGTCTTGGTTTTATCAAGAATACGCATGACCACCTTCTCGCCGTGATTCATCGGTCCGGTGGCGACACGCAGATCGATGTCCATATTCTTCTTGGTGTATTTCTTGAAGACGATACGGCCATCCTGGGGCAGGCGGCGTTCGGCGATATCAAGATTACACATGATCTTGAGCCGGGTCACCAGAGCGTTGGTCACTTGGCTGGGCAGCCGAAGTTTTTCCGCGCAAAGGCCGTCAACGCGGTAGCGGACGATCAGGTTCTTTTCCTGCGGCTCGATGTGGATGTCGGATGCGCCGGAGATGTAGGCGTCCTCGATGATACGATTGGCGAGTTGAACAATGGGAGCCGAGTCTTCGCTTTCGAGGTCGGCGGCACTGACTTCGCCGGCATCGCCGGACGGACTGTAGGCCGTGCTGATGACATCGGCGACCCCGCCGATATCGACATCGGAATCACCGCTGACAGCGGTGTCGGATTTGAAGTATTTTTTAACGAGATTCTCAATGAACGTCGCGGAGGCGACGCGGGTTTCCTCGATGTTTAACTCGGTCGCCATCTGGAACGACTCGCGTTTGGCATAGTCGAGCGGGTTGCTCATGAGCACGGCGACCGAGTTCGGGCTCAGTTGCTTGTGCGGGAAAATCCCTTCGCGACGAATGATCGCATCGCCCACGACCTCCACGAGCTTTTCGTCGACCTCGATTTCCTTTTCATCGGTGATCAGCGGGGTGTCGGTGAGACGAGCGATGAACTTGGCCGTGTCGTCGGCGTTGAGCTTAAACTTCGGGTCCAGCATGCGCTGGATGAGCGTGGCGGAGTATTCGGCGACCTCGACGAGGAGCTGCAGGTCGTTCTCGGTGAACTGGCCGTCGGTGCCGGCTTCCGGCTCCTTGTTGAGCACTTGAATCGCACCGATGTTGACGTTGGCCTTAAGCGGCACTGTCAGCATGGAGCGCACCTCGAAGCCCGTGTTCATGTTTTTGAGCGAATCACCATCCGGTCCGTCGGCGGTAAAGAACAACGGTTCGCCCGTTTGGATGACCTTGCCCACATTGCCGGTGCCCAGCGGCAGCTTGAGATCGAGCAATTTTTCCGCGGTGGCCCGGAACGTTTCTTCCTTGCTCGGCTCGGCCTCCCACAGCGTCGGCGAATAGTAAATGTGACGGAAAGTGATGTCGTTACCTTCAACGAGGTAGAGCGTCATGGACTGAGCCTGCAGCGCCTCGACGACCTTGGTGGAGGTCAACTCGATGACGGATGTCACGTCCTCTTTACTAGGCGCCGGCTTGGCGATTACTTTGATGAGCAAGGAGCGGCGCAAGGCGCCTGCGGCATTCGGTGCGGCCATGGAAGTCGTTCTGATGGGGGGAGTAACTCTCGGCGAAGCTGCGGGCTCGCGTTGCGACGGCACCCTGTGCTCCACTCACGATTAGGATGCTGAGAGCGTTGCTGTTAAAATGGTTGAGTCAACGCCGGTCACCAATCGATCGCGGGACCGCCGGAGAGCGTTGGGCGGAGCGATTTCTTTGCCAAGAGCACGGGTTCCGGCTCGTGACCCGCAATTGGCGCAACCCGCGTGATCGGCGCGAGGAAATTGATCTGGTGATGCGGGACGGCGCGATTCTGGTATTTGTGGAAGTCAAAACCCGTTCCGCCGACGCACTCGTGCCCGGTTATCATGCCGTCAACGAGCATAAGCGGGGAATCATGCGCCGGGCCATCAACGCCTACCTGCGTGGACTGGCCGAGCCTCCCCGGACGCACCGATTTGATATCGTGGAAGTGGCTTGGCCCCGAGCCGATGCCGCGGCCGATCCTGAAATCAAACATTTTGCGAATGCGGCGTTGAAGCGACGGCACTGATCCATTGCAGCAAGAAGGTTCATGGACGGATGCGGTCAAATCGCGGGTTCGGCCTTGCTAGGATTGGGCGGCTGCGTGTCTTCTTGCTGCCATATGGCCGAAACTTCCCGCCATCCTTTCTTACAGGGACTCAGCAAGCATCGTGGTGCACCTCCGACCGCGGTCGTGATCTTTGGTGCCTCCGGTGATCTCACCGCCCGCAAGTTGATTCCTGCGGTCTATAATCTGGCCGCGGATAATCTGTTGCCGCCGGATTTTCATCTCATCGGCTATGGCCGCAAAGAGATCTCCCACGAGGCGTTCCGCGAATTGGCGGCCGACGCGATCAAGGAGTTCTCCCGGCGCGAGCTGAGCAACGACGTCTGGGATCGTATTGCCGCCCGCACCACCTATGTGGCTGGCGGCTATGACGATCCGGCCGCCTTCGACCGTTTGGCGGAGCACTTGGCCGAGATCGAGAAAAAGGTCGGTCGCGACGTGCAGCCCTTGTTCTATATTTCGACGCCGCCGTCGGTATTTGGTCCCATTCTGACCAACCTCGGATCGAGCGGTCTGGCCAAGAAGCACATCGATCACCCCCATCACGCGAAGGTCATCATCGAGAAGCCGTTTGGGCGCGACCTGGAGTCGGCTCTCAAACTCAATCAGACCGTGCGCAACGTGCTGGAAGAGCACCAGGTTTACCGCATCGATCACTATCTCGGTAAAGAGACGGTGCAGGACCTGTTGGTGCAGCGTTTCGCGAACTCCATTTTTGAGCCGCTGTGGAACCGCAACTTCATCGACAACGTGCAGATCACGGTGGCCGAGGAAGTGGGCGTCGGCACGCGCGGCGGTTACTACGAACAAAGTGGCGCGCTGCGCGACATGATTCAAAATCACACCATGCAACTCGTGGCGCTCACCGCGATGGAGCCGCCGGTGTCGCTCGATGCCGAAGCCATTCGCGACGAGAAAGTGAAACTCCTGCGCGCAATCCAGCCGCTCGACCTCGGAGCCAATGGCGATGTGTCCCGCGCGCAATACGCGGCCGGCATGATCGGGGGCAAGCCCGAGCCCGGATACTTGGACGAGGAGGGGATCGCGCCCGAATCCGCGACCGAGACCTACGCTGCCATCCGTCTGTCCATCAACAACTGGCGCTGGCAGGGCGTGCCGTTTGTCATCCGCTCCGGCAAGCGCATGGCGCGTCGCGTCACGGAGATCGCGGTGCAGTTCAAACGTCCTCCCGGCACGTTGTTCGCCAAGGGCGGGTTTGATCTCGCAGCCAACACCTTGTCGTTCCAAATCCAACCCGATGAAGGTCTCAGCCTCATTCTGAACGGTAAAGTTCCCGGACTCGAAACCCGGATGCAACCGGTGAAGATGAATTTCCGCTACAGCACGACTTACGGTTCCAACACGCCGGAAGCCTACGAGCGTCTCGTGCTCGATGCCATGATCGGGGATG is from Synoicihabitans lomoniglobus and encodes:
- the zwf gene encoding glucose-6-phosphate dehydrogenase produces the protein MAETSRHPFLQGLSKHRGAPPTAVVIFGASGDLTARKLIPAVYNLAADNLLPPDFHLIGYGRKEISHEAFRELAADAIKEFSRRELSNDVWDRIAARTTYVAGGYDDPAAFDRLAEHLAEIEKKVGRDVQPLFYISTPPSVFGPILTNLGSSGLAKKHIDHPHHAKVIIEKPFGRDLESALKLNQTVRNVLEEHQVYRIDHYLGKETVQDLLVQRFANSIFEPLWNRNFIDNVQITVAEEVGVGTRGGYYEQSGALRDMIQNHTMQLVALTAMEPPVSLDAEAIRDEKVKLLRAIQPLDLGANGDVSRAQYAAGMIGGKPEPGYLDEEGIAPESATETYAAIRLSINNWRWQGVPFVIRSGKRMARRVTEIAVQFKRPPGTLFAKGGFDLAANTLSFQIQPDEGLSLILNGKVPGLETRMQPVKMNFRYSTTYGSNTPEAYERLVLDAMIGDGTLFIRGDEAETSWKLYTPVLEAWAAAGREGMDSYPVGSWGPASADALLAAHNNVWRKP